The genomic segment cagaaccgactcgaaggcacctaacaacaacataaaacccccaaaaccaaacccactgccatcgagttaattctgactcatagttacccttcaggacagagtagaactgccccacagggtttcttaggagtgcctggcagatttgaactgccaaccttttggttagcagcagcaacacttaacaactatgccacgagggtttccagacAACAACGTGGAAGCCAGTTAAAACAAATATTActgaaatttatgcaccaatcactagtgccactgatgaagaaaaagaagattttatcaacatttgcagtctgaaattgattaaacatgcaatcaagatgcattgataattactggagaatgGAATGTGataattggaaacaaagaaagattggtagttagaaaatatggccttggtggtagaaacaaagcCAGAAATTATAGAAGTTTGTAAAAGCAATAAAtctttcattgcaaatagctttttttccCCAACATGAATGGCAGCTATATACGTGGaacttgccagatgaaatacacaggaatcaaatcaactgcatttgGGAAGAGATgaggagaagctcaatgtcatcagtcagaacaaggccagtggccaattgtggaacagatACCAAttaaacccaccaaaaaaaattttttttttttggtgggtttgCTAATATGCAATTTCAGGTTGAAAACAAAGACAATTAAAACAAGACTAGAGatccaaagtaccaccttgagtatatcccacctgaatttagagaccattcaaTCTCACTGCCTGAAGACCAGATATGTTGTGGGATCACAttaaggacttcatacatgaaaaaaagtaaaaggtcattaaaaagataggaaagaaaagaaagaccaaaacggatgccaGAAGGGACTctgacttgttcttgaatgtacagtagctaaagcaaaggaaagaaatgatCATGTGAAAGAGCTAAACGgaaatttcaaaaggcagctcaagaagacagaaaGCTAGTCTTGTGGTGTCAAATTTCCAGAGCTTCTGTTTATATGAGAATTTCTTAATTGctccctcatttttgaatgacagctTTGTTGGGTAAAGAATTCCTAGTTTGAAAGTGGagggcctcaccttacctgattttagaacctattatgccaccagtgtagtcagaacagcctggtactgatacaacagcagatacatagtcaatggaatagaattgggaATCCAGGTGTAAATTCACCCacttatgaacagctgatatttgaaaaaagcccaaagtctgttaatggggaaaaggcagtctttaacaaatggtgctggcataactgcatatccatccacaaaaaaaaaagaaaaaaaatgaaacaagatccatacctcacaccatgcacaaaaaacaaactcaaaatagatcgaagacctaaatataaaatccaaaatgataaagattatggaagaaaaaaataggaacaatgagAGGAACCCTAATACACGACAAAAAAGAGTATACAAAACccaactaacaatgcataaaaaacagaagagaaactagataactgggagctcctaaaattcgaACACTTGTGCTCATACAAAGgcttccccaaaagagtaaaagacaaccttcagactgggaaaagagttttggctatgacaaatccaatcagtgtctaatctctaaaatctacaagatattgcaaaacctcaaaaacaggaagacaaataacccagttaaaaatggttaaagagtatgaacaggcacttcaccaaagaagacagtcaggcagctaacggatacaaggaaatgctcactatcattagccatcagagaaatggaaatcaaaactgtaGTAAGAtaacatctcactccaacatgactggcattaatccaaaacataCAAAATAGTGAatactggagaggttgtggagagactgaaacagtTATATACTGCCGGTGGGAAtcaaaaatggtacaaccactttggaaattgatttggagctcccttaaaaagctagaaatagaagtaccaagtaccatactatccagcaataccactccttggaatatatcctagagaaataagagccttcacatgaatagatatatgcaaacccatgttcactgcaatactgtttacaatagcaaaaagatggaaacaaccaagctgcccatcaaccaatgaatggataagcaaattatgttgtattcacacaatagaatattacacagcaataaagaacaatgatgaacctgtgaaacatctcataacatggaagaatctggaaggcattatactgagtgaaattagccagttgcaaaaggacaaatattgtatgagacccctattataagaactcaagaaaaggtttaaacgcagaagaaaatattcttttctgGTTATAAGTGTGGAGAGGGAGGGACAGGAGtattcactataaaaaaaaaaaaaatatagtacacaacaattatcttaggtgaagggaaggacagcacaaaACACagaggaagtcagtacaactggactaaaccaaaagctaagaagtttcccgaatacaacAAACAGTTTGAGGAATACAGTAGCAGGGTGGGGactatggttttgggggacatctatgtcaattggcataacaaagtgattaagaaaatgttctacatcccactttgggagtggtacctggggtcttaaaagctagcaagtggccatctaaggtgcattaattagtcccaacccacctggagcattgatgaatgaagaaagccacaaggaaaatatgagtccaagagacagaaagggccacataaaccagagactgcttcagcctgagactggaagaactagatggtgcctggctaccaccaattacctccctgacaggaaacacaatagagagtacctgatggagaaggagaaattgaggtgcagaactcaaactcaggttctagtaaaaagaccagacttaatggtctgaatgagactggagggaccccagagaacATGGCCCCTGTactctctgttagcctaaaacaaaaatcattcctgaagtcaactcttcaggcatAGATTACACTGGTCTATaagatataagacataaaatggtactggtgaagagtgtacttcttagctcaagtagacacaagactaagtgggcagctcctgtcccaaggaaagataagaaggcagaggggtaaagaagctgattgaatggacacaggaaatacagggtggagaggaagaatgtgctgtGGCATTACAGGGAGAGTAATTACAGGGTCACATAACTATGTgcttataagtttttgtatgagaaactgatgggatctgtcaactttcacttaaaacacaatttaaaaaaaagaattcctggttggcaattgttttctttcagtattttctgtATGTGTCTCTCCTTTGTCTTCTAGCCTCTAGAGTTGCTGGGGAGAAATCTGCAATAATTGCCATGAAAGCACCTTGGTATGTTATGTTATGcttttttcttgctgctttcagaattctctccttgtacttggttttcaaaatttattttaggATACAGCTAGgagttgctctttttttccctcctttagtTGGGGTTTGTGTAGCTTTCTGTATTTAGAGGCTTGGTTCTCTCTTCAGATCTGGAAAATTCTCTCAAATTGTACCTTGAAAAGTCATTTCTATATATTGTTGTCATGGTATTCTGGGATTTGAATAATTCTAAtattagatttcttaattgaatctcatatgtcctttagtgtttcttcacttttctttgttcttgagACTTGGTAAGTTCAGTTAATTAGtcttctaattcatttattttatcttccACATGTTCAACTCTATCGTTGAGggtttctcttgctttttgtgattcacttgttttattcttcagttccagtagttttctttttttttttttttgatgttttcaatTTCCACATTGAGTCTTTCACTTTTTTGTTCCATTTGTTTCCCTGTCTCTGCTAATTTGCtttttgtgtgctttttgctttctttaaacatatttttcaCCATAGTCTGATAATTATCGattctttgtcttagtctgagcTCCATAGTagaaatttccttttcttcttgttttgcttttgacTGGTCTTTCTTCTCTTAtgattttgtatgttttactattttttgttgaacttgcaccattttgttatctttgttattttactttaaatcttttatttttgtttcatgggAAAACTTTTTGATTGTACTCTCTGGTGTCACAGGGCCAAGCACACACCTCCCAACCAAAAGACCAGGACCCtcacccaccagctactccatgggacaaagatgcaGCAGCCCACCTCTACAAAGACTTACAGCACTGGGGACCACATAGGGCAGCTCCACTCAGCCTcacaatgttgctatgagtcagaattgactcatcagcagtgggcttggtattGTCTTCTGAAATCTATGGACATCACTCTTATCCTTAGGCCTTTTTCATTGATGACCCAGTAATTCTGAATGCTTGAACTCGGGAATTCAATAATCATGTGTGGGAAGGAGTGGTTTAGCTGTTCTCAGATGGTGATGTAAGTGGTGGAGCTTGGCTTTCCTTTGGCAAAGATGTGCTTTCTGTGTATTTCCTCCATGAGTGCACCTGCTTGTAGTGGaacagttttctttctgtttttccctGTCAGTCTTAAGAATTCCTCTAGCCCTACTGCCCTTGCTATTCCTCCTGGTCATAGTGCCTGTCTGTGTTGGGGCTCAGTGAAATTCAACAGCACTTTCTCATATCACCATGGTCTTCCTTTGCCTCCTTCCAATTGCTTGGCCTGAAAACTCCCAAAGGCACTTTGTGCACTTTTTAAATTATTAGGTTATAGTTTCCTCATATTAGTCCCTTTTCTGTGATTCCTGTTAGGGGTGTTTCCCAGCCGTATCCCAAAATGACTGTGATGAGTGAGCATTCCCAATGTTAGTGTGTagcttctcccagcttctgtgctcTCCCTGCACCTCCTCTCCCCCATGTCTAGACTTACCAATTCTTCTATACTTCAGAGGCTGTCTGGAGTTCTTGATCCAGCTCCAGAAATATTTGTTCCGGCTTGGAATAATTATATCAGTAGACAGTAGTTTTGTTTGCTTacgagtataaaaaaaaaaaaaaaaaagtatgggtgtgtttaattaatgaatttatttttattgtgtttgggTAGTATACTTGACAAAGCAAGAAGttggcagtgctttgttctagccagttatttcaaaaaaaaaaaaattattttggaatGAATGAAATCCCAAAACGTTGACATTGGCTTGTAATAAACCTGTATCATGAAGGCTAGTTTATTTTATGAGACATAATgccttgtctcttttttttttttctaccttaaCAAAACCACTTAATTCTGTTTCATCTGAGGATGCTTGTAATGAATCTGTTTAAACTGTCACTATcaggcaaaaaaattttttttttatcagaattaataaattttatgatggtgtgatttttttctctctcaattCAATGTGAGGAATGATGTCAACTCATCTTAGAAAATGTCTTTCTGATTTGTtaacttaactttaaagttattCTGTTGTATGTCACTAGTGATTCCCAAACTTGTGGAGGAAGCATTGAGTCTCGGTTGGGAGTCACATGTGGATGTGTTGTGTGATAAAGGGAAATAATTCTTGTCTGAAGGTTTTGTCATTGGATTCTGCAGATCTTATGATTGAGCACCTTCacacttgaaacaaatgaaaatgttGAGAAGGAGTGAGGAAAAGGATCATTATACCACTGTATaaacaagaagcaacatcatgataaatggagaaaagtttgaagttgtcaagtatttcattttacttgaatccaccttgaataaacacccatggaaacagcagtcaagaaatcaaatgacaaattgcattgggcaatctgctgcaaaagacatcttataaaccaaaccaaaaaaccaaatccattgtcatcaagtcaattctaactgatagagaccctataagacagaatagaactgccccatagagtttccaaggagcccctggctgatttgaactgtcgaccctttggttagcagccataacacttaaccactaatcCATCAGGGCTTCCGACATCTTATAAAGTGTCTATTATTAAAATAGTGTTGTATTTTGACAAACAGATGTTCAAGAGCCATATGGGGATCTTTCCTTAGCCATAGGAGGAAAAGATGAAATTGGATCACTTTCTTACTCCACACACCAAAACAGGTTATGAAAATGAAGTTTACAATTTAGATTACCTGAATATACAGAAACTTCATATCAAAAACAAGAGAGAAtaaattaaaatgacaaaataagtAAATGAGAAATCACCACTTCTATCACAGAGTTgagtagaaaatgaaaattaGTCCTATAGAAAAATGGACATAAGATATAATGAAAGagcccacattaaagaaatatAAACAGCTCTAAAAtgtacaaggcagttctactctgtccagtagggtcactatgagtcggaattgactcgatggcaatgggtatgggttaaAATGTGCCAAGAGTTGTTCAATTGGTCTCATAATAGAAATGAAAACTGCACTTAGACATCCTTTCTCACCTATTAGAATAGCACATAGCATTCAGTCGACTCATATTTAGTAATTATGTCTCCTGTTGATACATATACTTGATAACTATGGGAGAGTATGGAAATGCTCAGGAGACTAGGGAAGGTGACTTTGATATATAAATTGTTTCTTGTAAAATGTCCCTAATGATACTATAATTTTTCTTGAGGTTTTCTAGTACAGCTGAGAAAGGTAGTTAATTTTAATTGCTTGTTTTTTGTCCTCTAGAGAATGAGATAGTCTCTAGGGTTCATGACCCAAGGTTGTGAGTACAGATGTAATACAGCATACACTTCACTCCCATCCAAGTTTCCCAGATGCAGGAGAAGCCTTCCCTTTGCCATTAGCAGGTTTGTTTCAAAATTCTAAAGACAGTGATATTAACTTCAACGTAGGTTATCTTGGAAACAACTAATGGGTAATATGTGACCTTTAGATGTAGAGatttcatgaggaatatagagcCATAGCAAAAGGTTCATATCTGATCATACAAGGAACAGAATGTGCACCCTTTATGCACAGTGTGCATAGAGGACTTGACCTCTCAATAATAGTGCCCTGGATGACAGATACCTGAGGTGGGGGAATAGATGTGCCCTGACAGTTTTGGGAATGTGTATTTTCTTACTTTTGTAAATTTTTGGAGCAGTCGTCAAGGTAAATAGACAGGCATTTAAGCAGAATGGAATAATCAGTGATTAGACAGAATCTTTAGTAAAAAAGAATATCCATCTATCAATctgtcaatcatctatctatctatctatctttcaaGCTTCAGTCAAGGTTATAAAGCATATCTCAGGGAACACATGTGTcttctgagaccaaaagaacaatgaaatggGAGGAAATTATATGGAAGAAGATTTTAGTTCTCTTATTCCTGGACTAAATGAGAGAATACATTTATTATcaatttaacatccacatttggtAGAAAAAAGGGCAACGACTTTAAAGGCCTATATTTGATCAAAATTAAGGTTTAAATGCcttagataaataaaatgtgttaaaAATGTTACGATTAAAATTACTGTATGTGTGGTGCTTTGGCTTCTGAGCACTCAGATTTATACAGGAACATGATAGGGTCACTGAGGACCTCAATCCAGCACAAGACCTGATATCTTTATTTCTTGGCCATTTGATAATGATTTGTTAGGTTTCAGAGTAAGAGATAAACTTATAAGAAATCATAGACAGAGAAAGAATTTCCCGGTATGTTGGGATCTGAGAGGCGCTGGCCATCAATTCTAGAAATACAGTGATTCGTTTATATTACTGTTTTTACATTAAATGACTTAAATGTGCGCTACTACTCCATgcttttatcttctgcaggcatAATATAGGGACAGAATAAATATCCTAGGTGCTGAAGGAAGAGAAGTAAGTTGGAGATACTTTGGGAATGGGAATTTCTCAAAGAGTCTTTATTTATTCTTGGTATATAAACTTCTCTAAATCCCATTCTCCTGCGTATTATCTGGATGCTGCCCTCAAGTATATCATTGTGGCACATAACAATGTCAGTGGAATACGTCCCATATTTAGAGTCCCTAGTTTGCTCACAAATTGAAGGGAATAATCATTGATAAAGGAAATAGTAGGTGCGTCTATAAAATGGACCAGTGTTTGGGTGGGGAAATGGCTACATGGTTGGTGGTCATAGGCTGGTCTTTATCTACAGGTCACTGGGAAAGTCAAGGCTTCTTCTGGTTTGTATTATGCCACCTCTAAAGAAAGGATGTAGaccataatatttttattttatcgtcttttctaatttctttttattcctgAAGCAATGAGAAAGAATtggaacttaacaacaacaacaaaaatacctattggacagaatagaactcccccattgggtttccaaggctgtaaatctttcctgaACAGAGTGCCATAGCAGtgttcctgcagagcagctgcttGGTTCAAACCACCGAAACTTTGGATATCAGTGGAGTACTTTTAATCACTGAGCTGCCACTGGTCTTGACTGGAATTAAGATATTCTaaattgaaaaatattaaaaaaaaaaaaaaagccagcttggaatcatgatgaccccatatgtgtaagagtagaactatcctccacaaggttttcaatggctgatttttctgaagtaggtcacTAGCCCTTCGTTCAAAGGCTCcactgggtggactagaacctccacaCTTTTGGATAGGCAGCCAAGGGCATTAATCATTGGCATCACTTAGGCTGTTAAATTAATTAAGATTTATTTTGGTATAAGGTTTACTGTGTcagaaagaaaaaactaaggCTAACATATTGTgcaacattaacaataaaaacacaaatgggaAGTGTTAAGGCTGTCCATTCTTTATGTCCATAGTGTGTACATGTACTATGTTcgttaataaaataatttagacaattctgatttttgttattgactgtGGAGCTAACATAATTTGTCACTGCATCAGGCGGGGCTTGTCTTTTATGAGCTTATAATATTCAAGGAGAACTGAAAGTGTTAAGTGAGGATTTGGTTTAAAATTACCATATAATCCCAGGAGccttggtagtgtagtggttaagagattgactgctaaccaaaaggctggcagtttgaatccagctgctccttggaaacctatggggcagttcaatctgtcctatagagttgctacgagtcgaaattgacttgatcgCAATGAATttttatactataaaaaaaaatactatacaaTCCCTAAATCTCATTTTTATATACTCATGAATACTAAAAGTTAGACTCAAGACCTTAAACAAAATtcaattcaatgatttttcttcagaaaaaaaaaaaaaagttatcatgttttaaatttttagaagattaGCATTTGTTAATTAAGAAACATAGATTCTGAAAGAGACACCTTTTCCAGTCTTGGCAAAGGATAGTTGACAAAGCTTCCTGTATCCTTGctatgcttatttatttatttattttccaggaCTGACTTTCAGATTTCAAAAAACCGAAGCCATGTTACTGtcagagagaaataaaagcactGCCACATTCACTCTTTTGGGCTTCTCAGATTACCCAGAACTGCAGGTTCCCCTCTTCTTGGTATTTCTGACCATCTACAGTCTCACTGTTGTAGGAAATCTTGGGATGATTGTAATCATCAAAATTAACCCCAAgctgcacacccccatgtactttttcctcagccacctctcaTTTGTGGATTTTTGCTATTCCTCCACCATTGCTCCCAAGATGCTGGGGAACCTAGTTGTAGAAGACAGAACCATTTCGTTTTTAGAATGTGTAGTACAATACTTTCTCTTTTGTACCTTTGCAGTGACTGAATCCTTTCTATTAGctgtaatggcctatgaccgctttgTGGCCATTTGCAATCCTTTGTTCTACACAGTTGCCATGTCCCGGGGACTCTGTGCTATGCTGGTGGTGGGATCATATGCGTGGGGAATAGTATGTTCCTTGATACTCGCAGGCTCTGCTTTGAAATTATCTTTTCATGGTTCTAACACAATCAATCACTTCTTCTGTGAGTTCCCCTCACTTCTCTCCCTTTCTTGCTCTGATACTTCTCTCAGCCTGTTGTTGCTTTTCATCTTTGCTACTTTTAATGTTGTGAGTACATTACTCATCATTCTCACTTCTTACGTGTTTATcgttgtcaccatcttgaaaatgAGTTCATCCAGTGGACGTTGTAAGGCATTCTCTACCTGTGCCTCTCATCTGACTGCCATCACCCtcttccatggcaccatcctCTTCCTCTACTGTGTGCCCAACTCCAAAAACTCCAGGCACACCATCAAAGTAgcctctgtgttttacacagtggtgatccccatgttaaatcccttgatctacagtctgaggaataaggatgtcaagaaTACAGTCAGCAAGATAATGGACACTAAAGTCTTTTCTCATTGACCATATTATTTTAGTAGAATTTGTcccaaatttttaaataaagtgtGTCCAAAAAGGCCATTTTAAAAGATACATTTAAAATTAATACTTATTAATGCccacatgtgtctgtcagtttgtcgtactgtggggacttgtgtgttgctatgatgctagaagctatgtcaccagtattcagacatcagcaaggtcacccatggaggacaggtttcagctgagcttccagactaagacagactaggaagaaggacccagcagtgtacttctgaaaagcactagccagtgaaaaccttatgaatagcagtggaacattgtctgatgtaatgctggaagatgagccccccccccccaggttggaaagcactcaaaaggtgactaggaaagagctgcctcctcaaagtagagttgaccttaatgaagtggatggagtcaagcttttggaactttcatttgctgatgtggcatgactcaaaatgagaagaaatagctacaaacatctattaataatcagaacgtggaatatatgaaatataaatctaggaaaattggaaatcatcaaaaatgaaatggaacacataaacatcaatatcctaggcattagtgagctgaaatggactggtattgtccattttgaatcagacaatcatatagtctactatgctgggaatgacaccttgaagaggaatgatgttgcattcattgtcaaaaagaacttttcaagatctatcctggagtacaatgctgtcagtgatagggtaatatccatacgcctacaaggaaggccagttaatacaaatattattcaaatttatgcaccaaccactagggccaaagatgaagaaatggaagatttttatcagctgctacagtctgaaattgatcgaacatgcaatcaagatgcattgataattactggtgattggaacatgaaagttggaaaccaagaagaaggatcagtcgttggaaaatatggccttggtgatagaaacgatgccaaagatcaaatgacagaatttcgcaagaccaacgacttctttgcaaataccttctttcaccaacataaatggcaactatacacttggaccctgccagatggaacacacagaaatcaaattgactacaactgtggaaagagatgatggaaaagctcaatatcatcagtcagaagaaggcagGGGCCTACTacggaacaggccatcaattgctcatatgcaagttcaagctgaaactgaagaaaatcagagcaagtccatgagagccaaaatatgaccttgagtatatcccacctgaatttagagaccatctgaagaacagattggacacactgaacactaatgaccgcagaccagatgagttgtgaaatgacatcaaggacatcatccatgaagaaagcaagaggtcactcaaaaggcagaaaagaaagaaaagaccaaggtggatgtcagaggagactctgagacttgctcttgagcatcaagcagctaaagcaaaaggaagaattgatgaagtaaaagaactgaacagaagatttcaaagggcctcaagagaagacaaagtaaagtattctaatgacatgtgaaaagagctggagatggaaaaccaaaagggacgaacatggtcggtgtttctcaagctgaaagaactgaagaaaaaattcaagtcttgagttgcaatagtgaaggtttccatggggaaattattaaatgacgtaggaagcatcaaaagaagatggaacgattacacagaggcattataccaaaaataattacatTGTTCAGTCaattcaagaagtagcatatgatcaggaaccaatggtactgaaggaagaaatccaagctgctctgaaggcattggtgaaaaacaaggctccagggaattgatggaatatcaattgagatgtttcaagaaacagatgtggcactagaggtgttcacttgtctatgccaaggtatatggaagacagcctcctggccaactgactggaagagatccatatttatgccttttcccaagaaaggtgatccaaccgaatgtggaaattatagaacaatatcatacgcaagaaaattgtgctgaagatccttcaaaaatggctgcagcagtatatggacaggaaatt from the Loxodonta africana isolate mLoxAfr1 chromosome 7, mLoxAfr1.hap2, whole genome shotgun sequence genome contains:
- the LOC111749312 gene encoding olfactory receptor 5D18-like; this translates as MLLSERNKSTATFTLLGFSDYPELQVPLFLVFLTIYSLTVVGNLGMIVIIKINPKLHTPMYFFLSHLSFVDFCYSSTIAPKMLGNLVVEDRTISFLECVVQYFLFCTFAVTESFLLAVMAYDRFVAICNPLFYTVAMSRGLCAMLVVGSYAWGIVCSLILAGSALKLSFHGSNTINHFFCEFPSLLSLSCSDTSLSLLLLFIFATFNVVSTLLIILTSYVFIVVTILKMSSSSGRCKAFSTCASHLTAITLFHGTILFLYCVPNSKNSRHTIKVASVFYTVVIPMLNPLIYSLRNKDVKNTVSKIMDTKVFSH